In Helicobacter mastomyrinus, a single genomic region encodes these proteins:
- the nikC gene encoding nickel ABC transporter permease subunit NikC, whose translation MKIWGKCALAGLGIIVLLAIFAPSIAPFEPDMQDLEHILAPMSATHWLGTDYLGRDIFSRILYGARLSLGCAFVILAWIMLLGIGIGGLCGFVGGRLDAICMRLCDVFMSVPTIALSLFFVGVLGAGLENVMIAIILTHWAWYARIVRSIVFSVKNKEYVLLSFTFGASALQRFKRHLLVPILSQCVILASMDIGHIMLHIAGLSFLGLGVQPPTPEWGVMLSEAKEYMWDNPALIIYPGLALFVSVALCNMIGEGLRDSLRAVQGLDDNVKDVALGKAKSLDSIHSAQSLEIEHLCIDMDTHKLVEIPSLCVRRGECTALLGASGSGKSLSALALQGFVASNLALTSGVIKLDSQVINPVAYRGVAFACIMQSPRTCFNPLLSIAYHFKETCIALHKPYDKGFVLECLQKAGLEAQVLDKYPFELSGGMLQRAMIALALLAQAPFVIADEPSSDLDKLKAEEILKTLRDLRENHRLGILLITHDLAAVAANAQYVYIMQKGKIIESARLSQGVLLEDSGKPLMPQTPTMQRLQSLYQGKKLC comes from the coding sequence ATGAAAATATGGGGTAAATGCGCCCTTGCTGGGCTAGGTATCATCGTGCTACTTGCTATTTTTGCCCCATCTATTGCACCATTTGAGCCCGATATGCAGGATTTGGAGCATATTTTAGCCCCTATGAGTGCTACACATTGGCTTGGGACGGATTATTTAGGGCGGGATATATTTTCGCGGATTCTCTATGGGGCGAGACTTTCACTTGGCTGTGCTTTTGTGATTTTAGCGTGGATTATGCTTTTAGGTATAGGTATTGGGGGATTGTGTGGCTTTGTGGGTGGGCGATTAGATGCGATATGTATGCGGCTATGCGATGTGTTTATGAGTGTGCCTACTATCGCGCTTTCTTTGTTTTTTGTGGGCGTGCTGGGTGCGGGGCTAGAAAATGTGATGATTGCTATTATCCTCACACATTGGGCTTGGTATGCTCGTATCGTGCGTAGCATTGTTTTTAGTGTGAAAAATAAAGAATACGTGCTGCTTTCTTTTACCTTTGGAGCGAGTGCTTTGCAGAGATTCAAACGCCATCTTTTAGTACCTATTTTAAGTCAATGTGTGATTTTAGCGAGTATGGATATAGGGCATATTATGCTGCATATCGCGGGACTTTCATTCCTTGGGCTTGGGGTGCAGCCGCCCACACCTGAATGGGGTGTGATGCTAAGTGAGGCAAAGGAGTATATGTGGGATAATCCTGCTTTGATTATTTATCCGGGGTTAGCGCTTTTTGTAAGCGTGGCATTATGTAATATGATAGGTGAAGGTTTAAGAGATAGTCTTAGGGCAGTGCAGGGGCTAGATGATAATGTCAAAGATGTGGCTTTAGGTAAAGCAAAGAGCTTAGATTCTATACATAGCGCACAAAGCCTAGAAATAGAACATTTGTGCATTGATATGGATACTCATAAGCTTGTAGAGATTCCATCTCTTTGTGTGAGGAGAGGAGAATGCACTGCATTGCTTGGGGCAAGCGGCAGTGGTAAATCTCTAAGCGCGCTTGCCTTGCAGGGATTTGTGGCTTCAAACCTTGCATTGACAAGTGGTGTTATTAAGCTAGATTCGCAAGTGATTAATCCTGTGGCATATCGTGGTGTAGCCTTTGCGTGTATTATGCAGTCTCCTCGCACGTGCTTTAATCCGCTCCTTAGTATTGCCTATCATTTCAAGGAAACTTGTATCGCCCTGCATAAGCCTTATGACAAAGGATTTGTGCTTGAGTGTTTGCAAAAAGCGGGGCTAGAAGCGCAAGTGCTAGATAAATATCCATTTGAATTAAGCGGCGGAATGTTACAAAGAGCGATGATAGCCCTTGCTTTGCTTGCACAAGCGCCTTTTGTGATTGCCGATGAGCCAAGTAGTGATTTAGACAAGCTAAAGGCAGAGGAGATTCTCAAAACTTTGCGTGATTTGAGAGAGAATCATAGATTAGGAATCTTGCTTATCACACACGATTTAGCCGCAGTGGCAGCAAATGCGCAATATGTCTATATAATGCAAAAGGGCAAGATTATAGAATCTGCGCGATTATCTCAAGGTGTGCTTTTAGAGGATAGTGGCAAACCTTTAATGCCACAAACGCCTACAATGCAGCGTTTGCAATCCCTCTATCAAGGGAAGAAATTATGTTAG
- a CDS encoding ABC transporter permease subunit, protein MKKFIFYRICSIIPIVLLVSFGTFCLLRLGGSDPVMAYILHSHIPATPELIAELRVEFGLDKPLLQQYFLWLKDAIRLDFGISYMSGRSVSADFLHFLPNTLLLVLCGFILTILCALPLGIASVHYHNRFPDFLIRFICFIGVSMPNFWVAFLLVLFFSIYLEWLPAVGLEGAKSLILPSVSIALMSICILARLIRANMLEVQKERHIIYAKMRGVRGLRLHIIHIFYSAFLPILTAMGMHIGELVGGALVIESVFGLPGIGLYSISGIANHDYPVIECFIVILSASFVLCNALVDILYAVFDPRMRKQMAHTYENPSKEYV, encoded by the coding sequence ATGAAAAAGTTTATTTTTTATAGAATCTGCTCTATTATCCCCATTGTACTACTTGTATCTTTTGGCACGTTTTGTTTGTTGCGACTTGGCGGGAGTGATCCGGTGATGGCATATATTTTACACTCACACATTCCTGCCACACCAGAGCTTATAGCGGAACTTAGAGTGGAATTTGGACTTGATAAACCGCTTTTGCAACAGTATTTTTTGTGGCTTAAAGACGCCATAAGGCTTGATTTTGGAATCTCTTATATGAGTGGTAGGAGTGTGAGCGCGGACTTTTTGCATTTTTTGCCCAATACACTTTTACTTGTGCTATGCGGATTTATTTTGACTATTCTATGTGCCTTACCGCTTGGGATTGCAAGTGTGCATTATCATAATAGATTCCCTGATTTCCTCATTCGCTTTATATGCTTCATCGGCGTGAGTATGCCTAATTTTTGGGTTGCCTTTTTGCTCGTTTTGTTTTTTAGCATATATTTGGAGTGGCTTCCTGCGGTGGGGCTAGAGGGCGCAAAAAGTCTTATTTTGCCAAGTGTGAGTATCGCACTGATGTCTATATGTATCCTAGCGCGGCTCATTCGTGCTAATATGCTAGAAGTGCAGAAAGAGAGGCATATCATATATGCTAAAATGCGTGGAGTAAGGGGCTTAAGGCTACATATCATACATATTTTTTATAGTGCCTTTTTGCCTATCCTTACAGCGATGGGTATGCACATAGGGGAGCTTGTGGGCGGTGCATTGGTAATTGAAAGTGTCTTTGGACTGCCCGGCATTGGGTTATATAGTATTAGCGGGATTGCTAATCACGATTACCCTGTCATTGAATGCTTTATTGTCATTTTAAGTGCGTCTTTTGTGCTGTGTAACGCATTGGTAGATATTCTCTATGCGGTATTTGACCCACGTATGCGTAAGCAAATGGCGCACACGTATGAAAATCCTAGCAAGGAATATGTATGA
- the nikA gene encoding nickel ABC transporter substrate-binding protein, whose protein sequence is MRLVAVICVCMGLAFGKNTLTMAVSQNIGTMNPQGYHGNAMFAQNSIYEGLVKVDKNGKIVPSLALSWQVSKDGLRYEFTLREGVKFSNGEVFNADAVVLNFQSILKNRSRHSWSGLAMVIQSMQKINAYKVVLTLKEPYSPTLSELAVVRPFRFLAPSAFPKDLDLIKHNPKPIGTGAYMFADSKLGVSDTLHKNPHYWDKERYKGIYYDEIILKVIFDPSAKIAALRSGQIDMIYGYDQIPLEIFKNMQKSKHFATYLSPPLHSVNLVINSASPAFTLTNAQSSTLLRQSLGYAIDKQRLVRAVYGGIQESANHIFYQSTPSTQKNKEERAIQESLAFLRTLADSVDSHLHQKGIEILFSGDNPAHKMMAEIIQSDLKALGIKVRLSASEPSIYRNRLLKGAFDMAFSETWGAPYEPLSMLYSMLIPSHIDFAAQSGLSTKTAIDEGIRKLIVLNPSSPTFDALLDNVINMLETSGVYVPLTYQKNKAITHPKIKGIKMGVVGYEVPFWEFYEEAK, encoded by the coding sequence ATGCGTTTAGTGGCGGTGATATGCGTGTGTATGGGATTGGCGTTTGGTAAAAATACGCTTACTATGGCAGTATCTCAAAATATCGGCACGATGAATCCTCAAGGTTATCACGGCAATGCGATGTTTGCACAAAATAGCATTTATGAGGGCTTAGTCAAAGTGGACAAGAATGGCAAAATTGTGCCATCTTTGGCATTATCGTGGCAGGTGAGTAAAGATGGTTTGCGCTATGAATTTACATTGCGCGAGGGGGTGAAATTCTCAAATGGTGAGGTATTTAATGCTGATGCGGTGGTGCTAAACTTTCAATCCATTCTCAAAAATCGTTCTAGGCATTCTTGGAGCGGGTTAGCTATGGTAATACAATCGATGCAAAAAATCAATGCTTATAAAGTCGTTCTCACGCTTAAAGAGCCTTATAGCCCCACGCTAAGCGAGCTTGCCGTAGTTCGTCCTTTTAGATTCTTAGCTCCTAGTGCCTTTCCTAAGGATTTAGACTTAATCAAGCATAATCCTAAGCCTATCGGCACGGGTGCGTATATGTTTGCGGATTCTAAGCTTGGTGTGAGCGATACATTACATAAGAATCCGCACTATTGGGATAAAGAGCGCTATAAGGGGATTTATTATGATGAGATTATTTTGAAGGTGATTTTTGACCCAAGCGCGAAAATAGCAGCCCTAAGAAGCGGACAAATAGATATGATTTATGGATATGATCAAATTCCCTTAGAGATTTTTAAAAATATGCAAAAGAGTAAGCACTTTGCCACGTATCTTAGCCCACCGCTGCATAGTGTGAATCTTGTCATTAATTCTGCTTCCCCTGCTTTTACACTCACAAACGCCCAATCTAGCACATTGCTGCGACAATCTCTAGGATATGCTATTGATAAGCAAAGGCTTGTTAGAGCGGTCTATGGGGGGATTCAAGAAAGTGCTAATCACATCTTTTATCAAAGCACTCCCTCTACACAAAAAAACAAAGAGGAGAGAGCTATACAGGAATCTTTAGCATTTTTACGCACTTTGGCAGATTCTGTAGATTCTCATTTGCATCAAAAAGGCATAGAGATACTCTTTAGCGGGGATAATCCTGCTCATAAAATGATGGCTGAAATTATCCAAAGTGATTTAAAGGCTCTAGGCATTAAGGTGCGTCTAAGCGCGAGTGAGCCTAGCATATATCGTAATCGTTTACTTAAAGGGGCTTTTGATATGGCTTTTAGCGAGACTTGGGGTGCACCCTATGAACCTTTGAGTATGCTATATTCTATGTTGATTCCAAGTCATATTGACTTTGCCGCACAATCGGGCTTAAGCACTAAAACTGCCATCGATGAAGGCATTAGAAAGCTTATTGTGCTTAATCCATCAAGCCCAACTTTTGACGCATTGTTAGACAATGTCATCAATATGCTTGAAACAAGTGGTGTGTATGTGCCACTTACCTATCAAAAAAATAAAGCCATCACACACCCTAAAATCAAAGGTATTAAAATGGGAGTGGTAGGCTATGAAGTGCCATTTTGGGAATTTTATGAAGAGGCAAAATAA
- the glnA gene encoding type I glutamate--ammonia ligase, translating into MSRVAIDKQAVKAFFQFCDENEVEFIDFRFTDIKGIWHHLSFSRSAIGEESFEGIPFDGSSIPAWQPVDKSDMILIPEPVRYFIDPFSADTTVVVFCDIWDVYKNEPYEKCPRSIVKRAMKHLKESGIGDVAYYGPENEFFVFDSIKIKDSVNCQYYEIDSEEGEWNRDRAFEGGVNMGHRPGTKGGYFPVPPVDSSVDLRTEMVKVLNQVGLETFVLHHEVAQGQNEIGVKFGDMLEAADNVQKFKYVVKMVAHLNGKTATFMPKPLYGDNGSGMHVHISIWKDNKNLFAGNAYQGLSEMALHFLGGVLKHARALAAFTNPSTNSYKRLIPGFEAPSILTYSAQNRSASIRIPYNSGEKAKRMEFRFPDSSANPYLAFASLLLAGLDGIRNKIDPGKPMEINLFELTLDEIREKGIKQLPHTLRHAIEEMLVDKAYLKEGNVFSEEFIQTYKAYKFETEIWPWEARPHPFEFLTTYSC; encoded by the coding sequence ATGAGCAGAGTAGCAATCGACAAACAAGCAGTCAAGGCATTTTTTCAATTTTGCGATGAAAATGAAGTGGAATTTATCGATTTCCGCTTCACTGATATTAAAGGCATATGGCATCATTTGAGCTTTTCAAGAAGTGCGATTGGCGAAGAGAGTTTTGAGGGGATACCCTTTGATGGCAGCTCTATCCCTGCGTGGCAGCCTGTGGATAAATCTGATATGATACTTATCCCCGAGCCTGTGCGATATTTTATTGACCCTTTTAGTGCGGATACTACGGTGGTAGTCTTTTGCGATATTTGGGATGTTTATAAAAATGAGCCTTATGAGAAATGCCCTCGTTCTATTGTCAAACGTGCGATGAAGCACCTTAAAGAAAGCGGGATTGGTGACGTGGCGTATTATGGACCAGAAAATGAGTTTTTTGTGTTTGATTCTATTAAAATTAAAGATTCTGTAAATTGTCAATATTATGAGATAGATTCCGAAGAGGGCGAATGGAATCGCGATAGAGCCTTTGAGGGTGGCGTAAATATGGGACATCGCCCCGGTACAAAGGGTGGATACTTCCCTGTGCCACCGGTGGATTCTTCAGTGGATTTACGCACCGAAATGGTAAAGGTGCTGAACCAAGTGGGGCTAGAAACCTTTGTATTGCATCACGAAGTAGCGCAAGGGCAGAATGAAATCGGTGTGAAGTTTGGCGATATGCTCGAAGCTGCCGATAATGTGCAAAAATTTAAATATGTGGTAAAAATGGTAGCTCATCTCAATGGCAAGACGGCTACATTTATGCCTAAGCCCCTTTATGGCGATAATGGCAGCGGTATGCACGTACATATTAGCATTTGGAAAGATAATAAGAATCTCTTTGCGGGAAATGCCTATCAGGGGTTAAGTGAAATGGCGTTGCACTTCTTAGGTGGAGTGCTAAAACATGCTAGAGCCTTAGCAGCCTTCACAAATCCTAGTACAAACTCATACAAACGGCTCATTCCGGGCTTTGAAGCGCCAAGTATTTTAACATATAGTGCGCAAAATAGAAGCGCAAGTATTAGAATCCCATACAATAGCGGAGAAAAGGCAAAACGTATGGAATTTAGATTCCCCGATAGCTCGGCAAATCCTTATCTTGCCTTTGCAAGCTTACTACTTGCGGGACTTGATGGTATTAGGAATAAAATTGACCCGGGTAAGCCTATGGAAATTAATCTCTTTGAACTCACACTTGATGAAATCCGTGAGAAAGGCATTAAGCAGTTGCCTCATACATTGCGCCACGCGATTGAGGAAATGCTGGTGGATAAAGCATACCTCAAAGAAGGCAATGTGTTTAGCGAGGAATTTATACAAACCTATAAGGCTTATAAGTTTGAGACAGAAATTTGGCCTTGGGAAGCACGCCCCCACCCATTTGAGTTTCTTACTACATATAGTTGTTAG
- the trpS gene encoding tryptophan--tRNA ligase produces the protein MQKKRVFSGIQPTGNIHLGNYLGAVRHWVDSQEEYENIFCVVNSHAITTKQNPTQLKEKTYELAGILLACGIDTNKSHLFIQSQIDEHAALAWILDCHIPMGDMSRMTQFKDKSAKNPKNINVGLFNYPALMAADILLYQADFVPVGEDQKQHLELTRDVAMRFNNEYGLCFNIPEPMIAKVGARIMALDDPNAKMSKSAQSENNAIFLLDSPELITRKIKKAVTDSQSGIIFDESRAGLYNLLCMYEIFTRQSREEIESAFEGKGYGHLKSALSEVIIETLRPIQEEYARLSSDRAYIESILDKSANAVRPIAKATYARAKEHLGLV, from the coding sequence TTGCAAAAAAAACGCGTTTTTTCAGGCATTCAGCCCACGGGCAATATCCACTTAGGCAATTATCTAGGTGCGGTGCGACATTGGGTAGATTCACAAGAGGAATATGAAAATATTTTTTGCGTGGTTAATTCCCACGCGATTACGACTAAACAGAATCCTACGCAATTAAAAGAAAAGACTTATGAGCTTGCAGGTATTCTTTTAGCCTGTGGCATTGATACAAATAAATCTCATCTTTTTATCCAAAGTCAAATCGATGAACACGCCGCATTAGCGTGGATTTTAGATTGCCATATTCCTATGGGTGATATGAGTCGTATGACACAATTTAAAGATAAAAGTGCAAAAAATCCAAAAAATATTAATGTGGGCTTGTTTAATTACCCTGCGCTTATGGCGGCGGATATTTTGCTCTATCAGGCAGATTTTGTGCCTGTGGGTGAAGACCAAAAGCAGCATTTAGAGCTAACACGTGACGTGGCAATGCGCTTTAATAATGAATATGGATTATGCTTTAATATTCCTGAGCCGATGATTGCTAAAGTAGGAGCGCGCATAATGGCTTTAGATGACCCAAATGCCAAAATGAGTAAATCCGCACAGAGCGAGAATAACGCGATTTTTTTACTTGATAGCCCTGAACTCATCACACGCAAAATCAAAAAGGCAGTTACAGATTCTCAAAGTGGCATTATCTTTGATGAATCTCGCGCAGGATTATATAATCTGCTTTGTATGTATGAGATTTTCACAAGACAGAGCCGCGAAGAAATAGAATCTGCATTTGAAGGCAAGGGCTATGGACATCTTAAAAGCGCTTTGAGCGAAGTGATTATAGAAACTTTACGTCCTATACAAGAGGAGTATGCAAGACTAAGCAGTGATAGGGCATATATAGAATCTATACTAGATAAAAGTGCTAATGCAGTCCGCCCCATTGCCAAAGCCACTTATGCCCGCGCAAAGGAACACTTAGGTTTAGTATAG
- a CDS encoding pyruvate flavodoxin oxidoreductase subunit gamma, giving the protein MLEIRWHSRAGQGAVTGAKGLADVIAGTGKEVQAFAFYGSAKRGASMTAYNRIDSEPILNHEKFMNPDYILVIDPGLVFITNICLYDKPSTKYIITTRLSKEELIAKKPELAQKEVYTLDCIQISIDALGKSIPNAPMLGALMKVSGMLEIDFFLESFSKVLGKKLPQQVIEANKVAIRRAYEEV; this is encoded by the coding sequence ATGCTTGAGATACGATGGCATTCTCGTGCTGGGCAAGGTGCTGTAACAGGCGCAAAAGGTCTAGCCGATGTAATTGCAGGAACAGGCAAAGAGGTGCAAGCCTTTGCATTCTATGGTTCAGCTAAACGCGGTGCTTCTATGACTGCCTATAATAGGATAGATTCAGAGCCTATTCTCAATCACGAAAAGTTTATGAATCCCGATTATATTTTGGTGATTGACCCGGGCTTGGTATTCATCACAAATATTTGTCTTTATGATAAACCATCGACAAAATACATTATCACCACGCGCTTAAGCAAGGAAGAGCTCATTGCTAAAAAGCCCGAGTTGGCACAAAAAGAGGTATATACGCTTGATTGTATTCAAATCTCTATTGATGCACTTGGCAAATCTATCCCTAATGCACCTATGCTTGGGGCGTTAATGAAAGTTTCAGGTATGCTTGAGATTGACTTCTTTTTAGAATCTTTCTCCAAGGTGCTTGGTAAAAAACTCCCCCAACAAGTGATTGAGGCAAACAAAGTGGCTATTAGACGAGCTTATGAGGAAGTTTAA
- a CDS encoding 4Fe-4S dicluster domain-containing protein: MDKLKDWDEFAIGSVLFPFKKGVDGAMELYKQERTYSGDSSFSDSVAHWRVEKPVHNSDICINCFTCWVFCPDAAILTNNDKLAGVDYVHCKGCGVCVDVCPTNPKSLLMFNDHKDNEEALKEWPAKEPKKSQNNA, from the coding sequence ATGGATAAATTAAAAGATTGGGACGAATTTGCAATTGGCTCTGTGCTGTTTCCTTTTAAAAAGGGCGTAGATGGGGCTATGGAACTTTATAAACAGGAACGAACTTATAGTGGCGATAGCTCATTTAGCGATAGTGTAGCGCATTGGCGTGTAGAAAAGCCTGTGCATAATAGTGATATTTGTATTAATTGCTTTACTTGTTGGGTATTTTGCCCTGATGCGGCGATTCTTACTAATAATGATAAATTAGCAGGTGTGGATTATGTGCATTGTAAAGGTTGTGGCGTATGTGTGGATGTGTGTCCCACCAACCCAAAATCATTGCTTATGTTTAATGATCACAAAGACAATGAAGAAGCCCTCAAAGAATGGCCTGCTAAAGAGCCTAAAAAATCGCAAAATAACGCATAG
- a CDS encoding 2-oxoacid:ferredoxin oxidoreductase subunit alpha: protein MAKIMELRDIEVWDGNMAASQALRQAQIDVVAAYPITPSTPIVQNYGSFVSNGYVDGEFVMVESEHAAMSACVGAAAAGGRVATATSSQGFALMIEVLYQASGMRLPIVLNLVNRALAAPLNVNGDHSDMYLSRDTGWINLCTYNPQEAYDFNLMAFKIAEDKRVRVPIIVNQDGFICSHTAQSVRPFTDEEAYKFIGDYISHNPMLNFSNPVTYGAQTEEDWHFEHKAQLHKGIMDSAQVIEEVFEAFAKKSGRTYKLVETYDIEDAEVAIVALGTSVESARVAAKKARNEKGIKAGVISIRSLRPFPFKQIGEVLKGLKAVACIDRSLPAGTMGMLFNEFSAAALGAGAHLIMSNYIYGLGGRDLTQAHLESIFTELNENAKAGKLTHPLQQMLGLRGPKMSFF, encoded by the coding sequence ATGGCCAAAATAATGGAATTAAGGGATATTGAAGTATGGGATGGCAATATGGCTGCTTCTCAAGCACTTCGTCAAGCACAAATTGATGTGGTAGCTGCTTATCCTATCACACCTTCGACACCCATTGTGCAAAACTATGGAAGTTTTGTAAGTAATGGTTATGTCGATGGTGAATTTGTGATGGTAGAATCCGAACACGCAGCAATGAGTGCGTGTGTAGGTGCTGCAGCAGCTGGTGGAAGAGTAGCCACGGCGACAAGCTCTCAAGGTTTTGCATTAATGATAGAAGTGCTTTATCAGGCTTCTGGTATGCGTTTACCTATTGTGCTAAATCTTGTCAATCGTGCACTTGCTGCACCACTCAATGTAAATGGAGATCATTCAGATATGTATCTTAGCCGTGATACAGGCTGGATAAATCTCTGCACCTATAATCCACAAGAAGCTTATGATTTTAATCTTATGGCTTTTAAGATTGCAGAAGATAAACGTGTAAGAGTGCCTATAATTGTGAATCAAGACGGATTCATTTGCTCTCATACCGCGCAGTCTGTTCGCCCATTTACTGATGAGGAAGCATATAAATTTATCGGGGATTATATCTCGCATAATCCTATGTTAAACTTCTCTAACCCTGTAACTTACGGGGCGCAAACAGAAGAGGATTGGCATTTTGAGCATAAGGCACAGCTACACAAAGGCATTATGGATTCAGCACAGGTTATAGAAGAGGTATTTGAAGCTTTTGCAAAAAAATCTGGCCGCACATACAAACTTGTAGAAACTTATGATATAGAAGATGCAGAAGTAGCAATTGTGGCACTTGGCACAAGCGTAGAATCTGCTCGTGTAGCGGCTAAAAAAGCACGCAATGAAAAAGGCATTAAAGCAGGGGTTATCTCTATCCGCTCCTTACGACCCTTTCCTTTCAAGCAAATAGGCGAGGTGCTAAAAGGTTTAAAAGCAGTAGCTTGTATCGACAGAAGTCTTCCAGCAGGAACAATGGGTATGCTTTTTAATGAATTTTCAGCAGCAGCTCTTGGGGCAGGAGCACATCTTATAATGTCAAATTATATTTATGGACTAGGCGGACGTGATTTGACACAAGCGCATTTAGAGAGCATTTTTACCGAGCTTAATGAAAATGCAAAAGCAGGTAAATTGACTCACCCACTTCAACAAATGTTAGGACTTCGCGGACCTAAAATGAGCTTTTTTTAA
- a CDS encoding thiamine pyrophosphate-dependent enzyme, whose amino-acid sequence MVKEVKNLKEFQKSSKKFEGAHLLCPGCAHGMIVREVLSAVDGPIIIGNSTGCLEVSSAVYPHTSWDVPWIHIGFENGSTAVAGAEAMYKALARKGRYTGERPKFVAFGGDGATYDIGFQWISGCFERGHDMTYICLDNEVYANTGGQRSGSTPLGSSTSTTPAGSVSYGKKERKKDLLFIMAAHHAPYVAQVAPNKWKDMNKKIKRAIDTEGPTFINAMSACTTEWRFESHKTVEISDLAVDSLVFPLFEIINGVEVHITYRPRNIVPVRDYLGAQGRFKHLFKPENEHIIAQFQKDVEARWEYLQRREEINPK is encoded by the coding sequence ATGGTAAAGGAAGTAAAGAATCTTAAAGAATTTCAAAAATCATCAAAAAAATTTGAAGGTGCGCACTTACTTTGTCCGGGCTGTGCTCACGGTATGATTGTGCGAGAAGTACTTAGTGCAGTAGATGGACCCATTATTATTGGGAACTCCACGGGCTGTCTTGAGGTTTCAAGTGCAGTATATCCACATACAAGCTGGGATGTGCCTTGGATTCACATTGGGTTTGAAAATGGCTCTACGGCAGTTGCTGGAGCAGAAGCTATGTATAAAGCTCTGGCACGCAAGGGAAGATATACCGGTGAACGTCCTAAATTTGTAGCATTTGGTGGCGATGGAGCGACTTATGATATTGGATTTCAATGGATTAGTGGCTGCTTTGAAAGAGGGCACGATATGACTTATATCTGTCTTGACAATGAAGTGTATGCAAATACAGGTGGACAGAGAAGCGGCTCTACGCCTCTTGGCTCAAGCACATCAACTACACCCGCTGGAAGCGTAAGCTATGGTAAAAAAGAACGCAAAAAAGACTTGCTTTTTATTATGGCAGCACATCATGCGCCCTATGTCGCCCAAGTAGCTCCCAACAAGTGGAAAGATATGAATAAGAAAATTAAACGTGCTATTGATACAGAGGGACCAACCTTTATTAATGCAATGAGTGCTTGCACGACTGAATGGCGATTTGAATCTCATAAAACCGTTGAAATCAGCGATTTAGCAGTAGATTCCCTTGTGTTTCCATTATTTGAAATTATTAATGGTGTAGAAGTGCATATCACTTATCGCCCACGCAATATTGTGCCAGTTCGTGATTATTTAGGTGCACAAGGACGTTTCAAACATCTTTTCAAGCCTGAAAATGAACATATCATCGCACAATTTCAAAAAGATGTAGAGGCACGTTGGGAATACCTCCAACGTAGAGAAGAAATTAACCCCAAATAA